The sequence GGTGGCCACCAGCCGCCTCGCGCCCGCGCGGCGCAGCGCCGGGGCCATCAGGCCGAGCGGGGCGGCGGCGCCGAACCAGACGGAGGTGCAGCCGTGTTCGCGCAGCAGGTCGGTGGCCCGGCGGGTGACGCGCGGGGTCGGCAGCAGCATCGTCGTCCGGTCGCGGACCACGGTGAAGGGCTGCTCGGCGTCGAAGGCGGCGGTGGCCGCCGCACCCTCCTCGCCGCGCTTCCAGGTGGAGGCGTAGACGACGACCCGGTCGGGGTCCAGGCGCAGCGCCATGTTGTGCAGGAACGCCTGGATGCCGCCGGGGCGGGGCGGGAAGTCGTTGGTCACGATCAGGGTCTTGTCCATCGCGGCTGACAGTACCGAACGGCCGCGCTTCACGGCCCACGCCCTCACCCCCCGGCATCATGGGCCGCCGACACGGCGATCGGGAGGGCCCCGGACGATGAGGGCGGCGATGACGGGACGAGCACCCGGATGACGGGACGACGGACACCCACCGGCGTACGGCCGCTGCCGTACGGACTCCTGCCGTGCGCGGTCTGGGCGCTGACCCGGGCGGCGCTGCTGCTCTGTGTGTTCGGGGTGCTCAGCATGGGCGGCCTGGATGTCACGGTGGACGTGTCGGTGATCTACCGGGGCTGGCACGAGACGCTGCTCACCGGCACCTACCCCCTGGACGACGTCACCTGGCAGTACCCGCCCGGCGCCGCCCTCGCGATCCTCTCCCCCGCCCTGCTGCCCTTCTGGGAGTACGCGAGCGCCTTCTACGCCCTCGTGCTGCTCTGCGACGCCCTCGTGTTCGGGCTGCTGCTGTACGCGGGGCGGCGGCCGGGGATGAGGGCGGCGGGGGCGTGGGTGTGGGTGGTGGGGGTGCCGCTGCTGGGGCCGACCGTGTACGCCCGCTACGACCTGATGGTGACGGCGGTCGCGGTGGCGGCGCTGCTGGCGGGGGTGCGCCACCCGAAGGTGCTGGGGGTGCTGGCCGCGTTCGGGGCGCTGCTGAAGGTGTGGCCGGCGCTGGTGCTGGTGGGGGTCCGGCGGGGGCGGCCGACCCGGGCGGCCTGGTCGGCGGCGGCGCTGACGGCGGCCGGTCTCGGTGCGGGCTTCGCGCTGTGGATGCCGGGGGCGTACGCGTTCCTGGCCTTCCAGCGGGACCGGGGCCTGGAGATCGAGTCGCTGGGGGCGCTCTACTTCCACCTCGCCCGGCACGTCGGCTGGGAGGGGCGGGTGGAGCTGCACTACGGCTCCATGGAGTTCCTCGGCCCGCAGGTGGAGCTGGTCTCCACGCTGGCGCTGGGGCTGGCCGCGCTCGCGCTGGGCTGGCTGCTGGTGTGGCGGCTGCGGGCCCGGACGTTCGCCGCCCACACCCCGGCGCAGGCCGCGTTCACGGCGGTGCTGCTCTTCACCACGACGAGCCGGGTGATCAGCCCGCAGTACGTGGTGTGGCTGGTCGGACTGGCTGCGGTCTACCTGGCGTTCCGGGGCGGCGGGATGGTGCGGCCCGCCGTGCTGGTGCTGGTGGCGGCCGGGGTGACGGTGCTGGAGTTCCCCCTGTACTTCGCCGAGGTGGTGGCGAGCGACGCGTGGGGCGTGGCGCTCCTGTTCGTACGGAACGGGCTGCTGGTGGCCGCCTCGCTGCTGGCCGCGCGGCGGCTGTGGCGGGAGACGGTGCCCGGGGCGCGGTCCGGGGCGGCCCCGGCCCGCGGGGATCAGCCGAGCCGGGTGCTCAGGTAGTCGCGCCAGTCGGCGGTGAACTGCTCGGGCGTCGTGTCGAGGACCGAGCCCAGCGCCTGCTCCACCGCCCCGTCCCGCCCTGGATGGGCCCCCACGGCCGCGTAGAAGGCGGTGAGCTTCTCCTTGCCCCACCGCTCCGCGATCAGCTCGCAGGCCATCCAGGCGCTCTCGTAGGCCCGTGCCAGCTCGGCCGGGTCGCCGTCGAAACCGAAGTCCTTGTCGACGGGGAGTTCGGCGGGTACGTCACCGGCCCGGACCGCGCCCGTCAGCTCGGGGGCGACGAGGTCGGGGGTGCGGTCCTCGCCCCGGTAGGCGGCCCAGTCGGCGAAGCCCTCGGAGAGCCAGACGGGGGTGGACGCGGAGGTGCTGGTCCGGGTGGCGACATGGGTCGTCTCATGGGTCAGGACGACCCGCTGGCCGAAGCTGCCGAGTGAGGCGTACGCCTGCGGGTTGACGATCACCCGGTCCGCGAGGGCGGGCCGCTTCCCGGTGGTGCCCGCGTCGCCGGTGGTGACGGCGGCGATCCCCCGGTAGCTGGACTCCGTGGAGCCCAGCAGCCCCGCCATGGACTCCACGGAGTCCGGGACGAGGACGACCACCCGGCGCGCCCAGGACTGCGGCCAGGCGTCGGAGACGGCCGGTACGGCGAGGTCCACGGTGTCGGCGACCTGGCGCAGCTCCTCCTGCGGCCTTCCGACGCCCAGGACGAGGCTGTGGGCGCCCCGGACCACCTCCACCTCCCCCTGGTGCCAGAGCTGGTCGGATGCGCCCTTCGCGGGCCGGTCGGCGCTGACGTACCACCGCTCGCCGTCCCGCATCAGCTCCAGGGTGCGGCGGGTGGTGACGGGCGCGGTGTCGTACCCGGCGATCCGGTAGCGCAGCTCCACCTCGGCGGTGGCCCAGTCGCCGTCCTCCTCGGTGATGCCCTTCACCTCGTACGTCCACGACTTCAGGGGTACGTCGGCGAGGTTGGCCAGTTCCGTGCGCTGGGCGGCCCGCAGCTTCGCGGCGTCGGGGGCGAGGGTGTCGAGGTAGCCCACCGGGTCCCGGGCGAGGAGGGCGGCGGCGCGGCGCTCCAGGGTGGCGTCGATCTCGCGGACGGTGAGGGAGGCGGCGGCGTCCCGGTGGCCGGCCGGGGCCACGCAGGCGGAGGCGGTGAGCAGGGCGGCGAGCACCAGGCCCGCCGCACGCCGACACCGCCGAGGGCGTCTCCCTCGCGCACCACGTCCTCGTACGGCCACCCTGCCGATCGTACGGTCAGTTCCGGGCGGGCGGTCGGCCCGGCGGCCGGATCCGGGCGGTGGTCAGATCCGGGTGACTGAGGAGACGGGCATCATCCCGACGGGGTCGTAGCGGATCGCGGCGCCCGGGTAGGGGGCGTGGATGACCTGGCCGTTGCCCACGTACATGGCGATGTGGCTGGCGTCGGCGCGGTAGGCGACCAGGTCGCCGGGCTGGGCCTGGGAGAGGGGGACCATGCGGCCCGCGTACCGCTGGGCCTGCGAGGTGCGGGGCAGGCTCACCCCGGCCTGGGCGTAGGCCCACTGCATGAGGCCGGAACAGTCGAATCCGGAGGGCCCGTTGGCGCCCCACACGTACGGCTTGCCGAGCGCCTGGCGTACGGCGGCCACGGCGGACATCGCGCGGGCCGAGCCGGGGGCGACGCCGGAGAGGTCGGGGGCGCCGTCGCGGCCGGAGCGGGAGACCCGGTCGAAGGAGGCGCGGTCCTCGGCGGGCAGGGAGTTCAGCAGCTGCCGGGCCTGGCGGAGCTTGGCCTCGACGGATCTCTTGTGGCGGGTGACGGCGGCCCGGTTGCGCTCCAGCTCGGCGAGGGCGCGGTTGGCCTCGGCGCGGGTCTGGGCGACGCCTCGCTGGGCGCGGCGGAGCTTGTCCAGGGTGAGCGCCTGGCGGACGCCGGCCCGGTCGAGGGCGGCGGCCCGCTCCAGGTAGGTGTCCGGGTCGGAGGAGAGCAGCAGGGCGAGCGCCGGGTCGATGGAGCCGGTGCGGTACTGGGCGCCCGCCATCGCGCCCAGGGAGTTGCGCATCCGGTTGATGGCCTCCTGGCCGCGGGCGGTGGCGTCCTGGGCGCGGTCCGCCTCGCCGCGCAGCCGCTCCACCCGCTCGCCGGCCTCGTTGTAGAGCTCGGTGGCCTTCTCGGCCTCGCCGTAGAGCCGGTCGACGGCCGCCTTGGCGCTCTCGCGGGTGTCCTTCGGGTCGGCGCTCGCCGGGGCTCCGGTCAGGGTCGCGGCCGCGGTGGCGGCGGCCGCCGTGACGACCGTGGCGCGGACGCCCCGATGGAGGCCGGACTGGGTGGGACGGCGATGGGACACCACAGGAAGCCGCACTTCCTTCCGCTGACGCAGTTGACGCAGGAACGCGCGGCGCCCTGCCGCCCGGGACGGGCGGACCGATGGGCGGGAGCCGCACAGCAGCCAGACAGTAATCGGACGACTACCGGGCGGCCAAAGACCTCGCCGGTGGCGGAAGGGGCGTCGAACAGCGCTGCCCCGCCGGTGACCTCGGTCTCCGGGCGGGGCAGGGCGTCAGCGTGGGGTGGGGCGATTCCCTCGTTCGGGCGTCGCTCCGGGCGGGCGTGGCGTCAGATGCGGACGCCGAACTGGAAGGTGCCCATGTAGTCCATCGACTCGTAGCGGACGACGGTGCCCGGCTTCGGGGCGTGCAGGATCTGGTTGTTGCCGGCGTAGAAGCCGACGTGCGACAGGCCGTTGAAGAAGACCAGGTCGCCCGGCTTGAGCTGACCCCGGCCGATCTTCACTCCGTCGTTCTGCTGGGTGTACGTGGTCCGGCTGATGTTGACACCGGCCTGGGCGAAGGCCCACTGGGTCAGCCCGGAGCAGTCGTAGGAGTTGGGGCCCGAGCCGCCGGAGACGTACGGCTTGCCGAGCTGGGTGGCGGCGGCGGAGAGGGCGGCGGCGCCACGGTTGGAGGCGGGGGCCTCGTTGCCGAGCTGGACGCGCTCGCTGGTGGCGCGGCTGGCGCGGTCCTTCGCCTCTTCCTCCTGGGCGATCTTCGCCCGCTCGGCGGCGGTCAGGCTGTTGAGCAGCCGCTGCGCGTCGGCCAGCTTGGCCTGGTACTTCTTCTTGTTCTCGCCGAGCTGCTTGCGGACGTCGGCGAGGTCGCCGAGCTTGTCCTGGGCTTCCTTGCGCTGCTGGGCGAGGGTGCGCTGCTTGGCCTGGATCTTCTGCAGGGACTCCGTCTGCTTGACCGTCAGCTGGTCGAGTGCGGAGGCCTGGTCGAGGAAGCTGTCCGGGTCCGAGGCGAGGAAGAGGGCGACCGAGGGGTCGATGCCGCCGGAGCGGTACTGCGCGGTGGCGATCGAACCCAGCTCGCCGCGCAGGTCGTTGAGCTCGTCCTGGCCGCGGGCGACCTTGTCCTGGAGCGCGTCGACCTGCTTCTTGAGCTTGTCCTGCTGCTCCTTGGCCCCGTTGTACTTCTCGGTGGCGGCCTCGGCCTCGTGGTAGAGCTTGTCGACCTTCGCCTTGACCTCGTTCTTGGTCGGCTTGGGGTCGGCGTGGGCGGCCTGGGAGGTCAGGGCCACGGCCGCAGCGGCGGTCGCGGTGAGCACGGTCACGCGGGTGCGGCTCGGCTGCTTGGGACGACGGTGGGACGCCACGAAGGCGAGCTCCTTCTTCCTCGAGCCGCCTACCGGGCTTGTGGGGGATGGGATCCCCGGCTCCGTGCACATGACGGACTAGGCGGTTCCTTCGCTGCCACCCCGGATGGGTGATCAACCGTGCGAAGGTTCGAGGCCTGACCCTAGTGACCCTCTTGTGATCAGTTCAAATCCTCACAGGATTTTTCTTGTCACATCAGGCACTTCTTTACTCTCACTCCACCACGTGTAGTGGCGACTTGACGGTACGTTCCCAAAAAACCGGCATGCCACACATGTCGCACATCTGTGCCTAGACGCGCGAAAGGCGCTTCAGGAGCAAGACGGACGCGACGGGTCTGGCGCCGGCCTTGGCCACCCCGTCCGCGACCTCGCGGTCGGTGGAGACCACCACCACGGGCCGTCCCGGCGGTTCCGCGCGGGCCAGTTGACGGATCAGCTCGTCCGCGGTGACCCCCGCCTTGCTGAAGAGCACCCGCACCCCGCGCGGCGGCGCGAGCAGCACCGGGGCGGCCAGTTCGGCGCCGTCGAAGACGCAGGTCATCTCGGCGCCGGTCTGCGCGGCGAGCACCGAGAGGCCGCCCAGCAGCCGCAACCGCTGCTTCTCCAGCGGCATCTGGGGATAGCCGGTCTTGGTGACGTTGTAGCCGTCCACGATGAGATGCGCCTGCGGCAGCGCGAGGAGCTGGTCCAGCAGCGCCGGGTCCGTATCGGAAAGCGCCCTGGCGGCAATGTCCTTGGGCGACATCCGGCCCGGCTCCACCGCGTCCACGCTGTCGGCCGGGCGCGCCGTCACCGGCGGCAGGGCCAGCTCACGCCGGAGCCCGGAGGCCGCGTCCAGCACGGTGTCCAGGAGCAGCCGCAGCCGCATGTCCTCCATCGACCGCCCCTCGCGGGAGGCCCGGCGGCCCGCCTCCACGGCCGCCTCCGCCTCGCCGAGCCGGTGCTTGAGCCGGCGCGACTCGCTCTCTGCGGCGGAGAGCTGTGCGGCGGCCTCGGCGCGCTGGGCATCGGCCTCGGCGGCGCTGCGGCGCAGGGCGGCCTCGCCGCGCTTCACCTCGCTCAGCGCGGAGCGCAGCTTGCGCTGGAGGGACTCGGACTCCTTGCGGGCAGCGTCCAGCTCGGCGCGGAGCCGCTCGGTCTCGCTGCGGGTGTGGGCGCGGGCCCGCTCCAGCTCCTCGCGCAGCTGGACCAGTTCGCGCCGGGTCTCCTCGTCCACCCGCTCCGCGTCGGCCCGCTGGACCTCCTCGCCGGCCGCCTCGACCAGCTTGACCCAGCCCACCGGGCGCAGCACATAGGCGGCCGCGGCCACATCGACGGGGTCGGCGGCGGCGGGCGGCGAACCGGCCTCCAGCGCACCGGCCAGCTCCGGCTGGGCCTGGCTCAGCCGCTCACCGATGCGCTGCCGGAAGAGCGGCTCGCTCTCCAGGGCGGCGGCCATCGCGTTCCCGGCGAACTTGGCCCGCCGAGTCGGGGTGAACCGGGCATACTGCCGCAACTGGGCGGGCAGTTCGGCGACGGTCAGCCCGCCGAAGGCGTCCGCGACCAGGGCGATGACCCGCCGCCGTACGCCTTCGGGCAGCGGGCGGTCGAGCGCCTCGGCACCGCCGTCGGCCGCATCGGCCGGTTCGGCGCCGCTGGTCGGCTGATCCACCGTCCGTCACCCCATAGATATGTCTGTCGGTGCGCTCCCTCAGGAGGCGGCACCCGGCCTGTCCACCAGTTCGATCTGGTCCACCGCGTTGCACCAACGACAGCGGACCGACTCGATGGTCTCACTGACCACCTCCCGCTCCTCGACACTGGACTCACCGGCCAGGTCGAGGTGCACGTACTCCACGACCTTGGAGGACCGCGTCACGTCGAAGCGCGTGAGATTGCCGCACAGGGTGCAGCGCCAGCGGGTCCCGTCGGTCGGCAGGGGAACCGTCGTCATCGTTGCGTCCTCTTTCGTCGTCTCCGACAGCGCGCGCCGGGCGTGCCGCCGCGTCGCTTCCTGTCCTACGTCAAGGATCTCGCGGTGCGCCGTCGAACTGCGGAAGTCCTGGCGTAACCCTACGGCCTCGCGTATAGGCATCGGCACGGCGAGGCGCTCCGTCCCGATCTCCCCCGGTACGTCATGCTCTGTACATGATCGACGTGCGGCGGATCGACTGGCGGGCCACGACCAGGAGGATCCGGGGCAGCACGGCGGGCGGGGCGCCGGTGACGTACGGGCTGATCGCCCTGTGCTGCACGATCTTCCTGATCAGCCCGCTCTCCGGGTTCGGCGGCGCCGCCTACGGCAGCCAGGACGCGCTGCTCGCCGCGCAGGCCGGGTACTTCGAGCGGTGGGGGGTGATCCCGGCCGAGCTGTGGGAGGGCTCGCCGCGCGCCCTGGCCACCCCGTTCACCGCGCTGTTCGTCCACGGCAGCTGGCTGCACCTGCTGGGCAACCTGCTCTTCCTGTACGTGTTCGGGGCGATGGCCGAGGAGCGGATGGGCCGGGTGCGGTTCGCCCTCTTCTACGTGGGGTGCGGCTACCTGGCGCTGGTCTGCTACGCGGCGGTGCACGCGGACTCCGAGCAGACCCTGGTCGGCGCGTCGGGCGCGATCTCGGCGGTGCTCGGGGCCTTCCTTTACCTGTTCCCCAAGGCCCGGGTGACCAGCCTGTTCCCGTTCCTCTTCTTCCTGCCGCTGCGGTTCCCCGCCTGGATCGTGCTGGTCTTCTGGTTCGGGCTCCAGTGGGCGGCGGCCCAGGCGGCGGACGCGGGGCCGGGGGTGGCGTATCTGGCGCATGTGGCGGGGTTCGCGGCCGGGTTCCTCTACGCCTGGGGACGCTACGGGCGAAGGACTAGAGTGAAGGTTCCAGCCACGGCCACCGAGGGAGACAGCCAGCCGTGATCACCGCGATCGTGCTCATCAAGACCAGCGTGGACCGGATTCCGGAGATCGCCGAGGCCATCGCCGCGCTGGACAGCGTCAGCGAGGTCTTCTCCGTCACCGGCACCTACGACCTGATCGCCATGGTCCGGGTCGCCCGCCACGACGACCTCGCCGATGTCATCCCCGGCCGGATCAGCAAGATCCCGGGCGTCGAGGGCACCGACACGCATGTGGCGTTCCGTACGTACTCCCAGCACGACCTGGAAGCGGCGTTCGCCATCGGCCTGGACGCGTAGGACGTAGCTTTTCGGCCGGGGACAGGCGCGCTGCCTGTCCCCGGCCGAAGTGTTTGCCAGCCTCAGATCTGTGCGGCCTCGCCCCGGTCCGGGACGCAACGGCCGTCCTCGGTGCGGTACTTCCACTGGGCGCCCTCGCGGACCAGCTCGGTGACCGCGCGCAGGAACCGGTCGATGTGCTCGTCCGGCGTACCGGCCCCGAAGCTGACGCGGATGGCGTTGAGCGAGCGCTCGCCCGGCTCGGCCTCGGGGGCGCCGCACTCGCCCGGGTCCTGCGGGTCGCTGCCGAGGAGGGTGCGGACCAGCGGATGGGCGCAGAAGAGGCCGTCGCGGACGCCGATGCCGTATTCGGCGGAGAGCGCGGCGGCGAAGTGCGAGCTGTTCCAGCCGCGCACCACGAAGGAGATGACGCCGACCCGGGGCGCGTCGTCGCCGAAGAGCGACAGCACCTGGACCTCGGGGACCTCGGCGAGCCCTTCGCGTACCCGGCTCACCAGCTCCTGTTCCCGGGCGACCAGGTTGTCGAAGCCCGCCTCGGTGAGGGCCTTGCAGGCGGAGGCGATGGAGTAGACCCCGATGACGTTGGGCGAACCGGCCTCGTGGCGGGCGGCGGTGGTGTGCCAGTCGACGTCCACGCCGCCGTCGGCGCGCCGGGCGACCTTGCGGGAGGCTCCGCCGCCGGCGAGGTACGGCTCGGCCGCCTGGAGCCAGTCGGCGCGGCCGGCGAGGACCCCGGAGCCGAAGGGCGCGTACAGCTTGTGGCCGGAGAACGCGACCCAGTCGACGTCCAGTTCGGCGATGTC is a genomic window of Streptomyces sp. SID8374 containing:
- a CDS encoding glycosyltransferase family 87 protein codes for the protein MTGRRTPTGVRPLPYGLLPCAVWALTRAALLLCVFGVLSMGGLDVTVDVSVIYRGWHETLLTGTYPLDDVTWQYPPGAALAILSPALLPFWEYASAFYALVLLCDALVFGLLLYAGRRPGMRAAGAWVWVVGVPLLGPTVYARYDLMVTAVAVAALLAGVRHPKVLGVLAAFGALLKVWPALVLVGVRRGRPTRAAWSAAALTAAGLGAGFALWMPGAYAFLAFQRDRGLEIESLGALYFHLARHVGWEGRVELHYGSMEFLGPQVELVSTLALGLAALALGWLLVWRLRARTFAAHTPAQAAFTAVLLFTTTSRVISPQYVVWLVGLAAVYLAFRGGGMVRPAVLVLVAAGVTVLEFPLYFAEVVASDAWGVALLFVRNGLLVAASLLAARRLWRETVPGARSGAAPARGDQPSRVLR
- a CDS encoding C40 family peptidase, translating into MVSHRRPTQSGLHRGVRATVVTAAAATAAATLTGAPASADPKDTRESAKAAVDRLYGEAEKATELYNEAGERVERLRGEADRAQDATARGQEAINRMRNSLGAMAGAQYRTGSIDPALALLLSSDPDTYLERAAALDRAGVRQALTLDKLRRAQRGVAQTRAEANRALAELERNRAAVTRHKRSVEAKLRQARQLLNSLPAEDRASFDRVSRSGRDGAPDLSGVAPGSARAMSAVAAVRQALGKPYVWGANGPSGFDCSGLMQWAYAQAGVSLPRTSQAQRYAGRMVPLSQAQPGDLVAYRADASHIAMYVGNGQVIHAPYPGAAIRYDPVGMMPVSSVTRI
- a CDS encoding NlpC/P60 family protein; translation: MASHRRPKQPSRTRVTVLTATAAAAVALTSQAAHADPKPTKNEVKAKVDKLYHEAEAATEKYNGAKEQQDKLKKQVDALQDKVARGQDELNDLRGELGSIATAQYRSGGIDPSVALFLASDPDSFLDQASALDQLTVKQTESLQKIQAKQRTLAQQRKEAQDKLGDLADVRKQLGENKKKYQAKLADAQRLLNSLTAAERAKIAQEEEAKDRASRATSERVQLGNEAPASNRGAAALSAAATQLGKPYVSGGSGPNSYDCSGLTQWAFAQAGVNISRTTYTQQNDGVKIGRGQLKPGDLVFFNGLSHVGFYAGNNQILHAPKPGTVVRYESMDYMGTFQFGVRI
- a CDS encoding NYN domain-containing protein, which codes for MDQPTSGAEPADAADGGAEALDRPLPEGVRRRVIALVADAFGGLTVAELPAQLRQYARFTPTRRAKFAGNAMAAALESEPLFRQRIGERLSQAQPELAGALEAGSPPAAADPVDVAAAAYVLRPVGWVKLVEAAGEEVQRADAERVDEETRRELVQLREELERARAHTRSETERLRAELDAARKESESLQRKLRSALSEVKRGEAALRRSAAEADAQRAEAAAQLSAAESESRRLKHRLGEAEAAVEAGRRASREGRSMEDMRLRLLLDTVLDAASGLRRELALPPVTARPADSVDAVEPGRMSPKDIAARALSDTDPALLDQLLALPQAHLIVDGYNVTKTGYPQMPLEKQRLRLLGGLSVLAAQTGAEMTCVFDGAELAAPVLLAPPRGVRVLFSKAGVTADELIRQLARAEPPGRPVVVVSTDREVADGVAKAGARPVASVLLLKRLSRV
- a CDS encoding rhomboid family intramembrane serine protease produces the protein MIDVRRIDWRATTRRIRGSTAGGAPVTYGLIALCCTIFLISPLSGFGGAAYGSQDALLAAQAGYFERWGVIPAELWEGSPRALATPFTALFVHGSWLHLLGNLLFLYVFGAMAEERMGRVRFALFYVGCGYLALVCYAAVHADSEQTLVGASGAISAVLGAFLYLFPKARVTSLFPFLFFLPLRFPAWIVLVFWFGLQWAAAQAADAGPGVAYLAHVAGFAAGFLYAWGRYGRRTRVKVPATATEGDSQP
- a CDS encoding Lrp/AsnC ligand binding domain-containing protein, translated to MITAIVLIKTSVDRIPEIAEAIAALDSVSEVFSVTGTYDLIAMVRVARHDDLADVIPGRISKIPGVEGTDTHVAFRTYSQHDLEAAFAIGLDA
- a CDS encoding aminotransferase class V-fold PLP-dependent enzyme translates to MSVSTAAIDPSVCAPLPVLGQDVTVPLVTGGEVTYAALDYAASAPALQRVWDDVAAYAPYYGSVHRGAGYLSQLSTDLFENSRRTVAEFLGCRAEDQVVFTRSTTDSLNLLAAAIPANCQVFVYETEHHASLLPWRDAQVTYLNAPRTPGQAVETLERALADRDPYGPALVCVTGASNVTGELWPVKELAAAAHAHGARIVLDAAQLAPHHPVDIAELDVDWVAFSGHKLYAPFGSGVLAGRADWLQAAEPYLAGGGASRKVARRADGGVDVDWHTTAARHEAGSPNVIGVYSIASACKALTEAGFDNLVAREQELVSRVREGLAEVPEVQVLSLFGDDAPRVGVISFVVRGWNSSHFAAALSAEYGIGVRDGLFCAHPLVRTLLGSDPQDPGECGAPEAEPGERSLNAIRVSFGAGTPDEHIDRFLRAVTELVREGAQWKYRTEDGRCVPDRGEAAQI